Proteins encoded by one window of Mesorhizobium sp. INR15:
- a CDS encoding ABC transporter permease codes for MNGVFSLVRLGALLAKEFIQMRRDRITFAMMLAMPLLQLVLFGYAINNDPKSLPAALVATSSDPYTRAMVSALQTTGYYRFDHVVQSAEQAEFLMSRGDVAFVVTIPADFARRVERGDNPQILIEADATDPSASSGAISTLGTVANQALLRARGMQETSAENAKGQLDVVVHRRYNPEGVSQYNIVPGLLGVILQMTMVMMTSIALTRETERGTMENLLAMPSNPLEIMMGKVLPYLAVGAVQVLVVLAAAKLLFAIPFAGSLPLLLSAVLIFVLALVLLGYTISTIARTQMQALQLTFFFFLPSIMLSGFMFPYRGMPGWAQFLGEIFPLTHFLRITRAVMLKGADVTAIGGEIGWLVFFVALFAGVALVRFRRTLD; via the coding sequence ATGAACGGCGTCTTTTCCCTCGTGCGGCTCGGTGCCTTGCTGGCCAAGGAATTCATCCAGATGCGGCGCGACCGCATCACCTTTGCCATGATGCTGGCCATGCCGCTGCTGCAGCTGGTGCTGTTCGGCTACGCCATCAACAATGATCCCAAGAGCCTGCCGGCGGCTTTGGTGGCGACGAGCAGCGACCCCTATACGCGGGCCATGGTCTCGGCACTGCAGACCACCGGCTACTACCGCTTCGACCATGTCGTGCAAAGCGCCGAACAGGCGGAGTTCCTGATGTCGCGCGGCGACGTCGCTTTTGTCGTCACCATCCCCGCCGACTTTGCCCGGCGCGTCGAACGCGGCGACAATCCGCAAATCCTGATCGAGGCCGATGCGACCGATCCGTCGGCCTCAAGCGGCGCCATATCGACGCTTGGCACCGTCGCCAACCAGGCATTGCTGCGCGCGCGTGGCATGCAGGAGACATCAGCCGAGAACGCCAAGGGTCAACTCGATGTGGTGGTGCACCGGCGCTACAACCCGGAAGGCGTCTCGCAATACAACATCGTGCCGGGCCTGCTTGGCGTCATCCTGCAGATGACCATGGTGATGATGACCTCGATCGCGCTGACACGCGAGACTGAGCGCGGCACCATGGAAAACCTGCTGGCGATGCCGTCAAATCCGCTGGAAATCATGATGGGCAAGGTGTTGCCCTACCTGGCGGTCGGCGCGGTGCAGGTGCTGGTCGTGCTGGCGGCGGCCAAGCTTCTGTTCGCTATCCCTTTTGCCGGCTCGCTGCCGCTGCTGCTGAGCGCGGTGCTGATCTTCGTGCTGGCGCTGGTGCTGCTCGGCTACACCATCTCGACGATCGCGCGCACGCAGATGCAGGCGCTGCAGCTCACCTTCTTTTTCTTCCTGCCCTCGATCATGCTGTCCGGCTTCATGTTCCCCTATCGGGGCATGCCCGGCTGGGCGCAGTTTCTCGGCGAAATCTTCCCGCTGACGCATTTCCTGCGCATCACCCGGGCGGTGATGCTGAAGGGCGCCGACGTCACCGCGATCGGCGGCGAAATCGGCTGGCTGGTGTTTTTCGTCGCGCTGTTTGCCGGCGTGGCGCTGGTGCGGTTCCGGCGCACGCTGGATTAG
- a CDS encoding ABC transporter ATP-binding protein, protein MNAIDVHGLVKRFGDKTVVDHVTMTVAEGEIVGFLGPNGSGKTTTIRIMCGLLTPDEGEGTVLGFNIRTESLRIKREVGYMTQKFSFYEDLTIGENLEFVARLYQLKPVGDYVAKTLEELGLTSRRNQLAGTLSGGWKQRLALAACIMHKPKLLLLDEPTAGVDPKARREFWDEIHRLANGGLTVLVSTHYMDEAERCHRISYISYGKMLATGTVDEVVKNAGLTTFVVQGQHLDQVAAALEGRPGVDQVAPFGATLHVVGSDRKALEAALADVEKNHKGVTVRPGETSLEDVFIQFMAGSKDNMA, encoded by the coding sequence ATGAACGCCATCGACGTGCATGGCTTGGTCAAGCGCTTCGGCGACAAGACCGTCGTCGACCATGTGACGATGACGGTGGCGGAAGGCGAGATCGTTGGCTTCCTTGGCCCCAACGGCTCCGGCAAGACCACCACCATCCGCATCATGTGCGGCCTGCTGACGCCGGACGAGGGCGAGGGCACGGTGCTGGGCTTCAACATCCGCACCGAGAGCCTGCGGATCAAGCGCGAAGTCGGCTACATGACGCAGAAATTCTCGTTCTACGAGGATCTGACGATCGGCGAGAACCTTGAATTCGTGGCACGGCTCTATCAGCTCAAGCCGGTCGGCGACTATGTCGCGAAAACGCTGGAGGAACTCGGCCTCACCTCGCGCCGCAACCAGCTTGCCGGCACGCTGTCGGGCGGCTGGAAGCAGCGTCTGGCGCTTGCCGCCTGCATCATGCACAAGCCGAAGCTGTTGCTGCTCGACGAGCCGACCGCTGGTGTCGATCCCAAGGCGCGGCGCGAGTTCTGGGACGAGATCCATCGTCTCGCCAATGGCGGGCTGACCGTGCTGGTCTCCACCCATTACATGGACGAGGCCGAGCGCTGCCACCGCATCTCCTACATTTCCTACGGCAAGATGCTGGCCACGGGCACTGTTGACGAAGTGGTCAAGAACGCCGGCCTGACGACCTTTGTCGTGCAGGGCCAGCATCTCGACCAGGTCGCGGCGGCGCTTGAAGGCCGCCCAGGCGTCGACCAGGTCGCGCCATTCGGCGCCACGCTGCATGTCGTCGGCTCCGACAGGAAAGCGCTGGAAGCGGCGCTCGCCGACGTCGAGAAAAACCACAAGGGGGTGACGGTCAGGCCGGGCGAGACCAGCCTCGAGGATGTCTTCATCCAGTTCATGGCCGGGTCGAAGGACAACATGGCATGA
- a CDS encoding HlyD family secretion protein yields the protein MSFLCSIPLAAHLFSSCASAAPLAVGYVEGDYVLLAPIEVAQVETVVVKRGDRVAPGATVVTLESADAKIAIAQAEAALAQAQAQLADLQVGKRPEEIAVLRAEVDMTKAQAADVKRKFDRASDLFKRGAGTQADFDTASATLETANAQVGQADANLAVGGLPARPETIKAADNQVKQAQAALEQAQWRLSKRVLAAPSPGRVNDVIRNPGDTAGPTAPVISILPDGAVKLSVYIPESAFASVKVGTLLGVHCDGCGPDVKARVSYVSPDPEFTPPVIYSLENRQKLVYLVEARPEGDASVLQPGQIVDVELADPRK from the coding sequence ATGAGTTTTCTTTGCTCCATCCCGCTCGCCGCGCATCTCTTCAGTTCCTGCGCGTCGGCTGCGCCCTTGGCGGTCGGCTATGTCGAGGGCGATTACGTTCTGCTGGCGCCGATCGAGGTCGCGCAGGTCGAGACGGTCGTGGTCAAGCGCGGCGACCGTGTCGCGCCCGGCGCGACCGTCGTGACGCTGGAAAGCGCCGACGCCAAGATCGCCATTGCGCAGGCCGAGGCAGCTCTTGCCCAGGCACAGGCGCAACTGGCCGACCTGCAGGTCGGCAAACGGCCAGAAGAGATTGCCGTGCTGAGGGCGGAGGTCGACATGACCAAGGCACAGGCCGCCGACGTCAAACGCAAGTTCGACCGCGCCAGCGACCTGTTCAAGCGCGGCGCCGGCACGCAGGCCGATTTCGATACGGCGTCGGCCACGCTGGAAACGGCCAATGCGCAGGTCGGCCAGGCCGATGCCAATCTGGCGGTCGGCGGGTTGCCGGCGCGGCCCGAGACGATCAAGGCCGCCGACAATCAGGTCAAGCAGGCGCAGGCGGCACTGGAGCAGGCGCAGTGGCGGCTGTCGAAGCGGGTGCTGGCCGCGCCATCGCCCGGCCGCGTCAACGACGTCATCCGCAATCCGGGCGACACGGCGGGCCCGACCGCGCCGGTGATCTCGATCCTGCCCGATGGCGCGGTGAAGCTCAGCGTCTATATCCCGGAAAGCGCCTTCGCCTCGGTCAAGGTCGGCACCTTGCTTGGCGTTCATTGCGACGGCTGCGGGCCGGATGTGAAGGCACGCGTCAGCTATGTCTCGCCGGATCCGGAGTTCACCCCGCCGGTGATCTATTCGCTCGAGAACCGGCAGAAGCTGGTCTACCTCGTCGAGGCGCGGCCAGAGGGCGATGCGAGCGTGTTGCAGCCGGGGCAGATCGTCGACGTCGAACTGGCGGACCCTCGGAAATGA
- a CDS encoding CerR family C-terminal domain-containing protein, translating to MAKPTNNQTPRREASAADQTRAALVHAALKLFGRQGFDGTSTRQIAAEAQANIGSIAYHFGGKEGLRAAAADYIVETIQAVAGQALGAMPASGPPANDSEAARALLFAALERMVGFIVAQPQAGEIVQFVLRELSHPTAALDRIYAGVFEPTHRRLCLIWQQATGEPAESEATKLTVFTLIGQVIYFRIGREAVMRRMGWSGIGDAEAAKVVAAVAGNLTAILDARKEGKT from the coding sequence ATGGCCAAGCCAACGAACAACCAGACGCCGCGCCGCGAGGCATCCGCCGCCGACCAGACCCGCGCGGCACTTGTCCATGCCGCATTGAAGCTGTTCGGCCGGCAAGGGTTCGATGGCACCTCGACGCGCCAGATTGCGGCTGAGGCGCAGGCCAATATTGGTTCGATCGCCTATCACTTCGGCGGCAAGGAGGGACTTCGCGCGGCCGCCGCCGACTACATCGTCGAAACCATCCAGGCCGTCGCCGGCCAGGCGCTTGGCGCCATGCCGGCATCCGGTCCGCCGGCCAATGATTCCGAGGCGGCGCGCGCGCTGCTGTTTGCCGCGCTGGAGCGCATGGTCGGTTTCATCGTCGCGCAGCCACAGGCTGGCGAGATCGTCCAGTTCGTGCTGCGCGAGCTGTCGCACCCGACAGCAGCGCTCGACCGCATCTATGCCGGTGTGTTCGAGCCGACGCATCGCCGCCTGTGCCTGATCTGGCAGCAGGCAACAGGTGAACCGGCGGAAAGCGAAGCCACCAAGCTCACCGTGTTCACGCTGATCGGCCAGGTCATTTATTTCCGCATCGGCCGCGAAGCTGTCATGCGCCGCATGGGCTGGAGCGGGATCGGCGACGCAGAGGCCGCCAAGGTGGTGGCCGCGGTTGCCGGCAACCTCACCGCGATACTGGACGCCCGCAAGGAAGGAAAAACATGA
- a CDS encoding CYTH domain-containing protein, whose protein sequence is MGKEVERKFLVSSTAWRDLAEAAIRIRQFYLAAGPGRTVRIRISDGVSARLTLKFGSKVRERDEYEYPVPLAEAEEMLAFALGRVIEKTRHHVRHRGYLYEVDVFGGPLAGLVVAELETPDDVPDDLLPDWLGLEVTGEQKFYNASLALGGIPEIAA, encoded by the coding sequence ATGGGCAAGGAAGTCGAGCGCAAGTTCCTGGTTTCCAGCACCGCGTGGCGGGATCTGGCCGAAGCGGCTATCCGCATCCGCCAGTTCTATCTTGCTGCCGGGCCTGGCCGCACCGTGCGCATCCGCATCAGCGATGGCGTCTCCGCCAGGCTGACGCTGAAGTTCGGCAGCAAGGTCCGTGAGCGCGACGAATATGAATATCCGGTGCCGCTGGCAGAGGCCGAGGAGATGCTGGCCTTTGCCCTTGGGCGTGTCATCGAGAAGACACGTCATCATGTTAGGCATCGCGGCTATCTCTATGAAGTCGATGTTTTTGGCGGTCCGCTCGCGGGACTGGTGGTCGCCGAGCTTGAGACACCGGACGATGTGCCGGACGATTTGCTGCCAGACTGGCTCGGCCTCGAAGTTACCGGCGAGCAGAAGTTTTACAACGCGTCGCTCGCCCTCGGGGGGATACCGGAGATCGCCGCATGA
- a CDS encoding CHAD domain-containing protein produces the protein MSFRIDPRLPLTGEVRRILAEEIGKALAHLDTARSRPEQALHKCRKRLKSTRALLRLVRSGDETFCDTENQCYRNVAGLLAGPREATALIETIDRLAASFPEESAGGGLDAVRERLVDRQHQLHGTIGLGAAIDAATAACEEGLSRVEALALPDQPEQAADVLAEGARVTLRRARRALEKAGARGEADDFHDLRKAAKTHGMHLSLLGRLWPTPIKARRKAVDEMGERLGDLHDVFVLRALLDADDQPLGDRQDTRLLGKLLKRSEKQLKKTCLAEAAELFGDSPKRSTRKLARKARDDLAGPHDEASAPAIAG, from the coding sequence ATGAGTTTTCGTATCGACCCGCGCCTGCCGCTGACCGGCGAGGTCAGGCGTATCCTTGCCGAGGAGATCGGCAAGGCACTGGCGCATCTTGACACCGCGCGCAGCCGGCCTGAGCAAGCGCTGCACAAATGCCGTAAGCGGCTGAAGAGCACGCGGGCCTTGCTGCGCTTGGTTCGTTCCGGAGACGAAACATTCTGCGACACCGAGAATCAGTGCTATCGAAACGTGGCTGGCCTGCTGGCCGGGCCGCGCGAGGCAACCGCGCTGATCGAGACGATCGACCGGCTGGCCGCCAGCTTTCCCGAGGAGAGCGCCGGCGGCGGTCTCGATGCCGTGCGCGAGCGGCTCGTTGACCGCCAGCATCAACTGCATGGCACCATCGGCCTCGGCGCGGCGATCGATGCCGCCACCGCCGCTTGCGAGGAGGGGCTAAGCCGCGTCGAGGCGCTGGCTTTGCCAGACCAGCCGGAACAGGCTGCCGACGTGCTCGCCGAAGGCGCACGGGTTACGCTGCGCCGCGCCAGGCGCGCGCTGGAAAAGGCAGGCGCGCGCGGCGAAGCCGATGATTTCCACGATCTGCGCAAGGCGGCCAAGACGCATGGCATGCACCTGTCGCTGCTGGGCCGGCTGTGGCCGACCCCGATCAAAGCCCGGCGCAAAGCGGTCGACGAGATGGGTGAGAGGCTGGGTGACCTGCACGATGTGTTCGTTCTGCGCGCTTTGCTCGATGCCGATGACCAGCCACTCGGCGACCGGCAGGACACGCGGCTTCTGGGCAAGCTGCTGAAACGTTCGGAAAAGCAGCTGAAGAAGACTTGTCTTGCGGAAGCGGCCGAACTGTTCGGCGACAGTCCAAAGCGCTCGACACGGAAACTGGCCCGCAAGGCGCGCGACGATCTCGCCGGCCCGCATGATGAAGCGAGCGCTCCAGCGATCGCCGGCTGA
- a CDS encoding lipo-like protein: MTETGDTLLDRLGRWLAGRLQEESSGYEPYTPSDAETLRRTLEPGDILLVEGNQKISAAIKYLTQSTWSHAAFYIGDALPEPEDGSERPRLIEVTLGEGCIAVPLSRYRTYNTRICRASGLAPEDRDKVVAFMIGKLGLKYDLKNIFDMLRYFFPTPPVPVRWRRRMLAFGSGDPTRAICSSLIAEAYGQIRYPILPEITRAPGRSSAQSNFSRKEILHIRHHSLYTPRDFDLSPYFRIVKPTLEYGFDYRAVTWDDKIGDDKIADGKIADCKLADPGAKAAE; the protein is encoded by the coding sequence ATGACCGAAACCGGCGATACGCTCCTGGATCGACTTGGCCGCTGGCTGGCCGGCCGGCTGCAGGAAGAATCCTCCGGCTATGAGCCCTACACCCCGTCCGACGCCGAGACGCTGCGCCGCACGCTTGAGCCGGGCGACATCCTGCTGGTCGAGGGCAACCAGAAAATCTCGGCGGCGATCAAATACCTGACTCAGTCGACCTGGTCGCACGCGGCCTTCTACATCGGCGACGCCTTGCCCGAGCCGGAGGACGGTTCGGAGCGGCCCCGGCTTATCGAGGTGACACTCGGCGAAGGCTGCATCGCCGTGCCGCTGTCACGCTACCGCACCTACAACACCCGCATCTGCCGGGCGAGCGGCCTGGCGCCGGAGGACCGCGACAAGGTCGTTGCCTTCATGATCGGCAAGCTCGGCCTGAAATACGATCTCAAGAACATTTTCGACATGCTGCGCTACTTCTTTCCAACGCCGCCCGTGCCGGTGCGCTGGCGCCGGCGCATGCTGGCTTTCGGCTCCGGTGATCCGACCCGCGCCATCTGCTCTTCGCTGATCGCCGAAGCCTATGGCCAGATCCGCTACCCGATCCTGCCGGAAATCACTCGCGCGCCAGGCCGGTCTTCGGCGCAGTCGAATTTTTCGCGCAAGGAAATCCTGCATATCCGCCATCACTCGCTCTACACGCCGCGCGACTTCGATCTGTCGCCCTATTTCCGCATCGTCAAACCGACGCTGGAATACGGTTTCGACTATCGCGCGGTGACTTGGGACGACAAGATTGGGGACGACAAGATCGCTGACGGCAAGATCGCTGACTGCAAGCTTGCCGATCCCGGAGCAAAGGCCGCCGAATAG
- a CDS encoding LytTR family DNA-binding domain-containing protein, which produces MKSTLLHSTLREMQALFSAPRFWGALVAVSAILGATGPFGTLQQLDLLPRFAYWLALAFATFCAGYLAMRLTLGLVFGTAGTRPVRSLVAGMVAGLPVTLVVLLFNRALFGGPFPSAAGIAGLFVNCSLIAVAVSFLVSMAARSPQGAPPIPVGQAQAGIPALPSPLTLQPARPPLLDRLPHAVRGKLSHLSMQDHYVEVHTDKGSTLVLMRLADAIREVGETPGVRIHRSHWVALDAVTGKSRKDGKLFLKLAGDAMLPVSRSYAEAVRKAGLA; this is translated from the coding sequence GTGAAAAGCACGCTGTTGCATTCCACGCTTCGCGAAATGCAGGCCTTGTTTTCCGCGCCGCGCTTCTGGGGCGCGCTTGTGGCGGTGTCGGCCATCCTTGGCGCCACCGGACCCTTCGGCACCTTGCAGCAGCTCGACCTGCTGCCGCGCTTCGCCTACTGGCTGGCGCTGGCATTCGCCACTTTCTGCGCCGGTTATCTGGCCATGCGGCTGACGCTTGGCCTGGTCTTCGGCACGGCAGGCACACGGCCGGTCCGCAGCCTGGTCGCCGGCATGGTCGCCGGGCTGCCGGTGACCCTGGTTGTCCTGCTGTTCAACCGCGCGCTTTTTGGCGGGCCGTTTCCGTCGGCCGCCGGCATCGCCGGCCTGTTTGTCAATTGCAGCCTGATCGCGGTCGCCGTGTCCTTCCTGGTCAGCATGGCCGCAAGGAGCCCGCAAGGCGCGCCTCCAATACCGGTCGGTCAGGCGCAGGCAGGCATCCCGGCACTGCCTTCGCCGCTGACGCTCCAGCCCGCCCGCCCGCCGCTCCTCGACAGGCTGCCGCACGCTGTGCGTGGCAAGCTCAGCCACCTGTCGATGCAGGACCACTATGTCGAGGTCCATACCGACAAGGGTTCGACGCTCGTCCTCATGCGGCTCGCCGATGCAATCCGCGAGGTCGGCGAGACGCCCGGCGTGCGGATCCATCGCTCGCATTGGGTGGCGCTGGACGCCGTCACCGGCAAAAGCCGCAAGGATGGCAAGCTGTTCCTGAAGCTCGCCGGCGATGCCATGCTCCCTGTCAGCCGCTCCTATGCCGAGGCCGTGCGCAAGGCCGGCCTAGCCTGA
- a CDS encoding DUF6622 family protein, which translates to MTLSLRKPAVPSLAAALALTSGGGAFAADAGSHGPGVTDILSHTPLWVWPLILYGLFIGWNRTRDRVVSPLRLFVMPVIIAGLALHNLASSGMSAAGLLGFVCGTIAGTLAGIAVARRRPARLLADGKLALSGDWLPLVIIVAIIVIRYAEGVAVGIDPALAQETGFVLASAILSGFLAAMMVARSIGVLPQGFFQATAR; encoded by the coding sequence ATGACCCTTTCGCTCCGCAAGCCGGCCGTGCCTTCGCTTGCCGCCGCTCTCGCGCTGACATCGGGCGGAGGGGCATTCGCAGCCGATGCCGGCAGCCATGGCCCAGGCGTCACCGACATCCTTTCGCACACGCCGCTGTGGGTCTGGCCGTTGATCCTCTACGGCCTGTTCATCGGCTGGAACCGCACAAGGGACCGCGTCGTGTCGCCATTACGTCTTTTCGTCATGCCGGTCATCATCGCCGGCCTGGCGCTGCACAATCTGGCCTCTTCCGGCATGTCAGCCGCCGGGCTGCTCGGCTTCGTCTGCGGCACTATTGCCGGCACGCTTGCCGGCATAGCCGTGGCGCGGCGCCGTCCCGCCAGGCTGCTTGCCGACGGCAAACTGGCTCTGTCGGGCGACTGGCTGCCGCTGGTCATCATCGTTGCGATCATCGTCATCCGCTACGCCGAGGGTGTCGCCGTAGGCATCGACCCGGCCCTGGCGCAGGAAACCGGCTTCGTGCTGGCGAGCGCCATCCTGTCGGGTTTTCTCGCCGCGATGATGGTCGCACGCTCGATCGGTGTGCTTCCGCAGGGGTTCTTTCAGGCAACCGCCCGGTAA
- a CDS encoding helix-turn-helix transcriptional regulator, translating into MNSLIFEALKRTLKAKGVSYRVLAERMGVSEPTVKRIFHERNCKLDRLMEICAAAGVELENVLGSMNRGPGPVNHIAPEIERRLASRPALLFIFVMLSEKFTPEGIMRSQGLSEASMFLYLRDLEELGLIALGRGLSARLLVETPIQWNFEGPLRPLFEMTNKNFIGWAITHIESEATFVSFSRRMRPETAEMVRREAEELADRAKLLAHHDQHTTPEDGLVGYKWTFAFGATPFPTIMPIGPHPRDAGARTSDQSAARGRRPLPA; encoded by the coding sequence ATGAACAGCCTGATCTTCGAGGCGCTGAAGCGGACGTTGAAGGCCAAGGGTGTCAGCTATCGCGTGCTGGCCGAGCGCATGGGCGTTTCCGAGCCGACGGTGAAACGCATCTTCCATGAGCGCAACTGCAAGCTCGATCGCCTGATGGAAATCTGCGCGGCCGCCGGCGTCGAGCTGGAAAACGTGCTGGGCTCGATGAACAGGGGGCCGGGCCCGGTCAATCACATCGCGCCGGAGATCGAGCGCCGGCTGGCCAGCCGGCCTGCGCTGCTGTTCATCTTTGTCATGCTATCGGAGAAATTCACGCCGGAAGGCATCATGCGCTCGCAAGGGCTGAGCGAGGCCTCGATGTTCCTCTATTTGCGCGACCTCGAGGAGCTCGGCCTGATCGCACTCGGGCGCGGCCTGTCGGCGCGGTTGCTGGTCGAGACGCCGATCCAGTGGAATTTCGAAGGGCCGCTGAGGCCGCTGTTCGAGATGACCAACAAGAACTTCATCGGCTGGGCCATCACCCATATCGAGAGCGAGGCAACCTTTGTCAGCTTCAGCAGGCGCATGCGGCCGGAGACCGCCGAGATGGTGCGGCGCGAGGCCGAGGAACTGGCCGACCGCGCCAAACTGCTTGCCCATCACGACCAGCATACCACACCGGAGGATGGACTGGTCGGCTACAAGTGGACGTTTGCCTTTGGCGCGACGCCGTTTCCCACGATCATGCCGATCGGCCCGCATCCGCGCGACGCCGGCGCGCGGACAAGCGATCAGTCCGCTGCCAGAGGCCGCCGCCCGCTTCCGGCGTAG
- a CDS encoding SMP-30/gluconolactonase/LRE family protein, translated as MKTLIASAVFAAIGIAAIPPAQAGELWRATGLEQPESALFDATNNRIIVSNIVGNPGEADGNGYLSVLSLDGKMVTRHWTGGMDAPKGMAISGGKLYVADITKVRVVDLASGKLLSSIDVPKAVFLNDMTSDQAGKVYVTDMLADAIYRIDGDTPELLVKDAALASPNGVFADGDRLIVASWGKGIKPDFSTAEPGGLLSVDLAGKVITPLPGAQKFADLDGVIAIGDTIYATAYMTGTLYRYKAGGTPEVVAQFKPGSADIGTDGRSVIYVPLMNEGEVAALKLD; from the coding sequence ATGAAGACCCTCATCGCCTCGGCAGTTTTCGCCGCCATCGGCATCGCGGCGATCCCGCCGGCCCAGGCCGGCGAGCTCTGGCGCGCCACGGGATTGGAGCAACCGGAATCGGCGCTGTTCGACGCCACCAACAACCGCATCATCGTGTCCAACATCGTCGGCAATCCCGGCGAGGCCGACGGCAATGGCTATCTCAGCGTGCTGTCTCTGGACGGCAAAATGGTCACCCGGCACTGGACCGGCGGCATGGATGCGCCGAAGGGCATGGCGATTTCAGGCGGCAAGCTCTATGTCGCCGACATCACCAAGGTCCGCGTCGTCGATCTGGCCAGCGGCAAGCTGCTGTCGAGCATCGATGTGCCGAAGGCGGTCTTCCTGAACGACATGACATCGGATCAAGCCGGCAAGGTCTATGTCACCGACATGCTGGCCGACGCGATCTATCGCATCGATGGCGACACGCCGGAGCTGCTGGTGAAGGACGCGGCGCTGGCTTCGCCCAACGGCGTCTTCGCCGATGGTGACCGGCTGATCGTGGCGTCCTGGGGCAAGGGCATAAAGCCCGATTTCAGCACCGCGGAACCCGGCGGGCTGCTGTCGGTCGACCTCGCCGGCAAGGTGATCACGCCACTGCCCGGCGCGCAGAAATTCGCCGACCTCGATGGTGTCATCGCCATCGGCGACACGATCTATGCCACGGCTTACATGACCGGCACGCTGTATCGCTACAAGGCGGGCGGCACGCCGGAAGTCGTGGCGCAATTCAAGCCGGGCAGCGCCGATATCGGTACGGACGGCAGATCGGTGATCTATGTGCCGCTGATGAATGAGGGCGAAGTGGCGGCGCTGAAGCTCGATTGA
- a CDS encoding nuclear transport factor 2 family protein, translating to MDDREIRAALDRHWAASDANDLEAEHEIYREDAVLEYPQSAERIRGRRQIQSSRTAQPSRKRFTVRRITGAGDFWVTEYVLAYDGRPSYTVSIMEFLDGKVARETQYFGDPFEPGPSRAQWVERMS from the coding sequence ATGGACGATCGCGAGATTCGAGCGGCCCTGGATCGCCACTGGGCCGCCTCCGATGCGAACGATCTCGAGGCGGAGCACGAGATCTATCGAGAAGACGCCGTGCTCGAATATCCGCAATCGGCGGAGCGCATTCGCGGTCGGCGCCAGATTCAGTCGTCCCGCACCGCGCAGCCGAGCCGCAAGCGCTTCACCGTGCGGCGGATCACCGGCGCGGGCGATTTCTGGGTCACGGAATATGTCCTGGCCTATGACGGGCGGCCATCATACACGGTGAGCATCATGGAGTTCCTCGATGGCAAGGTGGCGCGCGAGACCCAGTACTTTGGCGATCCGTTCGAACCGGGGCCGTCACGCGCGCAATGGGTCGAGCGGATGTCGTGA
- a CDS encoding DNA-3-methyladenine glycosylase, giving the protein MATIGTARPLARSELPGDTATLARTLIGKLVVRALPEGLVSGRIVETEAYVVGDAAGHGYRGMTPRNRSLFLERGHAYVYLAYGISYMLNVSSEMPGIGTGVLIRALEPLEGIEIMRRNRGIERLRDLARGPGRLAAALRIDRSLDGLDLCQEGPVWLARDDAEPGEIGESVRIGISKDAERLLRFYVRRNPFVSGPRSLNEE; this is encoded by the coding sequence GTGGCAACCATAGGCACCGCCCGCCCGCTTGCCCGCTCGGAATTGCCTGGCGATACGGCCACTCTCGCCCGCACCCTCATCGGCAAGCTGGTGGTGCGAGCTTTGCCTGAAGGTCTTGTCAGCGGGCGCATTGTCGAGACCGAGGCCTATGTGGTCGGCGACGCCGCCGGGCACGGTTACCGGGGGATGACGCCGCGCAATCGTTCGCTGTTCCTCGAACGCGGGCATGCCTATGTCTATCTCGCCTATGGCATCTCCTACATGCTGAATGTCTCGAGCGAGATGCCGGGGATCGGCACCGGCGTGCTGATCAGGGCTCTTGAGCCTCTCGAGGGCATTGAGATCATGCGGCGGAACCGCGGCATCGAGCGCTTGCGCGACCTGGCGCGGGGGCCGGGACGGCTCGCCGCGGCATTGCGGATCGATCGTTCGCTCGACGGGCTCGATCTTTGCCAGGAAGGCCCTGTCTGGCTCGCACGCGATGATGCCGAACCCGGTGAAATCGGAGAGAGCGTCAGGATCGGCATTTCGAAGGACGCTGAACGCCTGCTGCGATTCTATGTCAGGAGGAATCCGTTCGTCAGCGGCCCAAGATCGCTCAACGAAGAATAG